In one Cellulomonas sp. JZ18 genomic region, the following are encoded:
- a CDS encoding GuaB1 family IMP dehydrogenase-related protein: MRFLPGHTPTSDLTYGDVFLVPSRSEVTSRFDVDLTSVDGTGTTIPLVVANMTAVAGRRMAETIARRGGIAVLPQDTPTDVVATVVASVKERHPVVETATVVDPHDTVHTALSLIAKRAHGAAVVVDAERRPVGVVTEADCRGVDLFTQVDQVMTPDPTTIELSVVEEHGTRGLEEAFERLHHERRRFSPVVRDGRLVGVLTRVGALRSSIYTPALDAEGRLRIAAAVGINGDVKAKAAELLEAGIDTLVVDTAHGHQRKMLDALAAVRSVDPHVPVVAGNVVTAAGVRDLVEAGADIVKVGVGPGAMCTTRMMTAVGRPQFSAVLECAAEARRLGRHVWADGGVRHPRDVALALAAGASQVMIGSWFAGTHESPGDMHTDGQGRLYKESFGMASARAVAARTRGGSAFERARKALYEEGISSSRMYLDPRRPGVEDLVDHITAGVRSAATYVGATTLEELHERAVVGIQSAAGYDEGRPLPDGW, from the coding sequence ATGCGCTTCCTCCCGGGCCACACGCCCACCTCGGACCTCACCTACGGCGACGTTTTCCTCGTCCCGTCCCGCTCGGAGGTCACCTCCCGCTTCGACGTCGACCTCACGTCCGTCGACGGCACCGGGACGACGATCCCGCTCGTCGTCGCCAACATGACCGCCGTGGCCGGCCGCCGCATGGCCGAGACGATCGCCCGCCGGGGCGGCATCGCGGTCCTGCCGCAGGACACGCCCACCGACGTCGTCGCGACCGTCGTGGCGAGCGTCAAGGAGCGGCACCCGGTCGTCGAGACCGCGACCGTCGTCGACCCGCACGACACCGTCCACACGGCGCTCTCCCTCATCGCCAAGCGCGCGCACGGCGCGGCGGTCGTGGTGGACGCGGAGCGGCGCCCGGTCGGCGTCGTCACCGAGGCGGACTGCCGCGGCGTCGACCTGTTCACGCAGGTCGACCAGGTCATGACGCCGGACCCCACGACGATCGAGCTCTCGGTCGTCGAGGAGCACGGCACGCGCGGGCTCGAGGAGGCGTTCGAGCGGCTCCACCACGAGCGGCGCCGCTTCTCCCCCGTCGTGCGCGACGGCCGCCTCGTCGGCGTGCTCACGCGCGTCGGCGCGCTGCGCTCGTCCATCTACACCCCGGCGCTCGACGCCGAGGGGCGGCTGCGCATCGCCGCGGCGGTCGGCATCAACGGCGACGTCAAGGCCAAGGCGGCGGAGCTGCTCGAGGCCGGCATCGACACCCTCGTCGTCGACACGGCGCACGGCCACCAGCGCAAGATGCTCGACGCGCTGGCCGCGGTCCGCTCGGTCGACCCGCACGTGCCGGTGGTCGCCGGCAACGTCGTCACCGCGGCGGGCGTGCGCGACCTCGTCGAGGCCGGCGCCGACATCGTGAAGGTCGGCGTGGGTCCGGGCGCGATGTGCACGACGCGCATGATGACGGCGGTCGGCCGTCCGCAGTTCTCCGCGGTGCTCGAGTGCGCGGCGGAGGCGCGTCGGCTCGGCCGGCACGTCTGGGCCGACGGCGGCGTCCGGCACCCCCGCGACGTCGCGCTCGCGCTCGCCGCCGGTGCGTCCCAGGTGATGATCGGCTCCTGGTTCGCCGGGACGCACGAGTCCCCGGGCGACATGCACACCGACGGCCAGGGCCGCCTCTACAAGGAGAGCTTCGGCATGGCGTCCGCGCGGGCCGTCGCCGCGCGCACGCGCGGCGGGTCGGCGTTCGAGCGCGCCCGCAAGGCGCTGTACGAGGAGGGCATCTCGTCCTCGCGCATGTACCTCGACCCGCGCCGCCCCGGCGTGGAGGACCTCGTCGACCACATCACGGCGGGCGTGCGCTCGGCCGCGACGTACGTCGGCGCGACCACCCTCGAGGAGCTGCACGAGCGCGCCGTGGTGGGCATCCAGTCCGCCGCCGGCTACGACGAGGGTCGGCCGCTGCCGGACGGCTGGTGA
- a CDS encoding glycosyltransferase family 4 protein, producing MTVVELASAPSAPQVPTSAPLRVAMVAPPWFELPPAGYGGIESVVADLVDQLVARGHDVTLVGAGRHRTAAQRFVQVFPEPPSDRLGTPAPEVIHAAAAAEALDGLDVDLVHDHTLAGPLLARGRAVPTVVTMHGPVTGEQGDYHRRLGRTVDLVAISDAQRRLNPDLHWVGRVHNAVDVASFPYREDKDDYVLWLGRFNPDKGPDLAIDAARAAGRRIVLAGKRNEPGERAFFDDRIAPRLGPGVEYVGEADAALKRELLAGARALVFPVCWEEPFGMVMIEAMACGTPVVALRRGAVPEVVTHGETGVLLDDPAHLPAAVLSADDLDPAACRRRAFEHFDLPVMAAGYEAVYRAAVARADDGRTGTARRHRGRSAARPHRTARAAAARAGLGQEVGA from the coding sequence ATGACTGTCGTGGAGCTCGCGTCGGCGCCGAGCGCGCCGCAGGTCCCCACGTCCGCACCGCTGCGCGTCGCGATGGTCGCACCGCCGTGGTTCGAGCTGCCGCCCGCCGGCTACGGCGGCATCGAGTCGGTGGTCGCCGACCTCGTCGACCAGCTCGTCGCCCGCGGGCACGACGTCACGCTCGTCGGCGCCGGCCGGCACCGCACCGCCGCGCAGCGCTTCGTCCAGGTCTTCCCCGAGCCGCCGTCGGACCGGCTCGGCACCCCCGCACCCGAGGTCATCCACGCCGCCGCCGCGGCGGAGGCGCTCGACGGCCTCGACGTCGACCTCGTCCACGACCACACCCTGGCGGGCCCGCTGCTCGCGCGCGGCCGCGCCGTGCCGACCGTCGTGACGATGCACGGCCCCGTGACCGGCGAGCAGGGGGACTACCACCGCCGGCTCGGCCGGACGGTCGACCTCGTCGCGATCTCCGACGCCCAGCGCCGCCTGAACCCGGACCTGCACTGGGTGGGCCGCGTGCACAACGCGGTCGACGTCGCGTCCTTCCCCTACCGGGAGGACAAGGACGACTACGTGCTGTGGCTGGGCCGGTTCAACCCGGACAAGGGCCCGGACCTGGCGATCGACGCCGCGCGCGCGGCCGGCCGTCGCATCGTCCTCGCGGGCAAGCGGAACGAGCCGGGGGAGCGGGCGTTCTTCGACGACCGGATCGCGCCCCGCCTCGGACCCGGCGTCGAGTACGTCGGGGAGGCGGACGCCGCGCTCAAGCGCGAGCTGCTGGCCGGTGCGCGCGCGCTGGTCTTCCCCGTCTGCTGGGAGGAGCCCTTCGGCATGGTGATGATCGAGGCGATGGCGTGCGGGACGCCCGTCGTCGCGCTGCGCCGGGGCGCCGTCCCGGAGGTCGTCACGCACGGCGAGACCGGGGTGCTGCTCGACGACCCGGCCCACCTGCCCGCCGCCGTGCTGTCCGCCGACGACCTCGACCCGGCCGCGTGCCGACGCCGCGCCTTCGAGCACTTCGACCTGCCGGTCATGGCGGCGGGCTACGAGGCCGTCTACCGCGCCGCGGTCGCGCGGGCGGACGACGGCCGCACGGGCACCGCGCGGCGCCACCGCGGTCGCTCCGCCGCCCGTCCCCACCGCACCGCGCGCGCCGCCGCGGCGCGCGCGGGCCTCGGTCAGGAGGTGGGCGCGTGA
- a CDS encoding DUF4126 domain-containing protein, whose translation MLVALTGIGLSAAAGLNAYVPFLVVALLARLTDVVVLPSALTWMESWWAIGVGAVLLLTDVVLDKVPLVDTLNDAVQTVIRPATGGVVAAATTAAEDLEGSTWMSEHPWVPIVGGVLVALLVHGGKAAVRPVVNATTGGTGGPVASVVEDVTSVGLSLVAVFVPVLVVVVLGLLVWAFVALVRRRRRRRRSPVPPRPGIAGTG comes from the coding sequence ATGCTCGTGGCGCTCACCGGGATCGGCCTGTCGGCCGCCGCGGGCCTCAACGCCTACGTGCCGTTCCTCGTCGTGGCGCTGCTGGCCCGCCTGACGGACGTCGTCGTGCTCCCGTCCGCGCTGACGTGGATGGAGAGCTGGTGGGCCATCGGCGTCGGCGCCGTGCTGCTGCTGACCGACGTCGTGCTGGACAAGGTGCCCCTGGTCGACACGCTCAACGACGCCGTGCAGACGGTGATCCGCCCCGCGACCGGCGGTGTCGTCGCGGCGGCCACGACGGCCGCCGAGGACCTCGAGGGCTCGACGTGGATGAGCGAGCACCCGTGGGTCCCGATCGTCGGCGGGGTGCTCGTGGCCCTGCTCGTGCACGGCGGCAAGGCCGCGGTGCGGCCGGTGGTCAACGCGACGACCGGCGGCACCGGGGGACCGGTGGCGTCGGTGGTCGAGGACGTCACGTCGGTCGGGCTGAGCCTCGTGGCGGTGTTCGTGCCGGTGCTGGTGGTCGTCGTGCTCGGGCTGCTCGTGTGGGCGTTCGTGGCCCTCGTGCGCCGTCGGCGGCGACGTCGTCGGTCCCCGGTGCCGCCGCGACCGGGGATCGCGGGCACCGGCTGA
- the dxs gene encoding 1-deoxy-D-xylulose-5-phosphate synthase: MGLLDRITSPQDVRALPAQDLDRLAAEIRDFLVAQVSRTGGHLGPNLGVVELTIALHRVFESPRDTLVFDTGHQAYVHKLLTGRRDFSRLRRRGGLSGYPSRAESEHDVVENSHASTALSWADGIAKARQLRGEVDRHTVAVIGDGALTGGMAWEALNNIAADADRRLVVVVNDNGRSYAPTIGGLAQHLDALRTTRGYESVLSWGKSTLRRSGPPGRLAYEALHGLKKGIKDVVAPQGMFEDLGLKYIGPVDGHDEAAVETALRRARAFGGPVIVHVITEKGRGYTPAEQDVADRFHAVGQIHPETGLPLAPSRFGWTSVFADEIVRIGRRRPDVVAITAAMLQPVGLAPFADEFPDRVFDVGIAEQHAATSAAGMAFAGLHPVVAVYATFLNRAFDQVLMDVALHRAGVTFVLDRAGITGDDGASHNGMWDMAMLSVVPGLRLAAPRDEPTLRAALRTAVDVDDAPTVVRYPKGAMGDTVPAVDEVDGVDVLARHAGEGRRVLVVGVGPMATTALATADILAGHGLDVTVVDPRWVLPVPEALVKLAGEHDHVVTLEDGLVDGGVGSLVGQRVREANLVTPVQAVGIPAAFLDHALRDELVDALRLRPHDVAADVLAALEARG; encoded by the coding sequence GTGGGACTGCTGGACCGCATCACGTCGCCGCAGGACGTGCGCGCGCTGCCGGCGCAGGACCTGGACCGGCTCGCCGCCGAGATCCGCGACTTCCTGGTCGCCCAGGTCTCGCGGACGGGCGGGCACCTCGGTCCCAACCTGGGCGTCGTCGAGCTGACGATCGCTCTGCACCGCGTCTTCGAGTCGCCGCGGGACACCCTCGTCTTCGACACGGGCCACCAGGCGTACGTGCACAAGCTGCTGACCGGGCGGCGGGACTTCTCGCGCCTGCGCCGCCGCGGCGGCCTCTCGGGCTACCCGAGCCGGGCCGAGTCGGAGCACGACGTCGTGGAGAACTCCCACGCCTCGACGGCCCTGTCCTGGGCCGACGGGATCGCGAAGGCGCGCCAGCTGCGCGGCGAGGTCGACCGCCACACGGTCGCCGTCATCGGCGACGGCGCGCTCACGGGCGGCATGGCCTGGGAGGCCCTGAACAACATCGCGGCGGACGCGGACCGGCGGCTCGTCGTCGTCGTCAACGACAACGGGCGCTCGTACGCGCCGACCATCGGCGGGCTCGCGCAGCACCTCGACGCGCTGCGCACGACCCGCGGGTACGAGTCGGTGCTGTCCTGGGGCAAGTCGACGCTGCGCCGCTCGGGCCCGCCGGGACGCCTCGCGTACGAGGCCCTGCACGGGCTGAAGAAGGGCATCAAGGACGTCGTCGCGCCGCAGGGCATGTTCGAGGACCTCGGGCTGAAGTACATCGGCCCGGTCGACGGGCACGACGAGGCGGCGGTGGAGACGGCGCTGCGCCGCGCCCGTGCGTTCGGCGGCCCGGTGATCGTGCACGTCATCACGGAGAAGGGGCGCGGGTACACGCCCGCGGAGCAGGACGTCGCCGACCGGTTCCACGCGGTCGGGCAGATCCACCCCGAGACGGGGCTGCCGCTCGCCCCGTCGCGGTTCGGCTGGACCAGCGTGTTCGCCGACGAGATCGTGCGGATCGGCCGGCGCCGGCCGGACGTCGTGGCGATCACGGCGGCGATGCTGCAGCCGGTCGGGCTCGCGCCGTTCGCCGACGAGTTCCCGGACCGGGTCTTCGACGTCGGCATCGCGGAGCAGCACGCGGCGACGTCCGCGGCGGGCATGGCGTTCGCCGGCCTGCACCCGGTCGTGGCCGTGTACGCGACGTTCCTGAACCGCGCGTTCGACCAGGTCCTCATGGACGTCGCGCTGCACCGCGCGGGCGTGACGTTCGTGCTCGACCGGGCCGGGATCACCGGCGACGACGGCGCGAGCCACAACGGCATGTGGGACATGGCGATGCTCTCGGTCGTGCCCGGCCTGCGGCTCGCGGCCCCCCGGGACGAGCCGACGCTGCGGGCGGCGCTGCGCACCGCGGTCGACGTCGACGACGCGCCCACGGTGGTGCGGTACCCGAAGGGCGCGATGGGGGACACCGTCCCGGCGGTCGACGAGGTCGACGGGGTCGACGTGCTGGCGCGCCACGCGGGCGAGGGGCGGCGCGTCCTCGTCGTCGGCGTCGGGCCGATGGCGACGACCGCGCTCGCGACCGCCGACATCCTCGCCGGGCACGGGCTGGACGTCACGGTCGTCGACCCGCGCTGGGTGCTGCCCGTGCCCGAGGCGCTCGTCAAGCTCGCGGGCGAGCACGACCACGTGGTCACGCTGGAGGACGGTCTCGTCGACGGCGGCGTCGGCTCGCTGGTCGGGCAGCGCGTGCGCGAGGCGAACCTCGTGACGCCCGTCCAGGCCGTCGGCATCCCCGCCGCGTTCCTCGACCACGCCCTGCGCGACGAGCTCGTGGACGCGCTGCGCCTGCGGCCGCACGACGTCGCCGCGGACGTGCTCGCGGCGCTGGAGGCGCGGGGCTGA
- a CDS encoding glycogen debranching N-terminal domain-containing protein: MSVVPVAATTAAVDQHAAVPARDEVTLVEGASFCVSDRAGDIEPDRPQGVFYRDTRIVSSWRLLVDDEPVQALAVVPGEPFGARFLTRAAARPGQDDGTLVVERRRLVADGMREDLLVTNHGTEPAGLTVQLLVDADFADLFDVKDGRPGRRGAVRRRHDGDAVTLEAGHGSRRRGVRVHGHGAQAHPGALWWRVVVPPHGTWRTTVEVLPSTDEGEVDASFPIDRPVEQSTPSRRMRDWRRARPEVRCADPRLREAVRRSLLDLGALRISDPVLPGADVVAAGAPWFMALFGRDSLLTSALALPFDPDLAVGTLQTLAAHQGRRLDPLSEEEPGRILHEVRRGDEQRALGGSAVYYGSVDATPLFVVVLDLAARWGVPLEDVRALLPAADAALEWVERYGDRDGDGFVEYQRSTDRGLLHQGWKDSHDAISFADGRPATGPVALVEVQAYVHGAYRARAHLASVLGDESGARAWERKAERLRDAVDEAFWLPDRGYYALALDGRKERVDALASNQGHCLWTGLATGDRAAQVAEHLLGPALFTGWGVRTLATTAGRYNPVSYHNGSVWPHDNALVLAGLVRAGLTDHAHRLAEGLLDAAAAFGGRLPELFCGFDRGDVPVPVPYPTSCSPQAWAAASPLGLLTALLRLDPCVPHGRRTADPALPAAWGPVEVRGLPLGDDRWDVRDGDVAEQGACGGLLTA; this comes from the coding sequence GTGAGCGTCGTCCCCGTGGCCGCGACGACCGCGGCCGTCGACCAGCACGCGGCCGTGCCCGCCCGCGACGAGGTCACGCTCGTCGAGGGGGCGTCGTTCTGCGTGAGCGACCGGGCCGGCGACATCGAGCCGGACCGTCCGCAGGGGGTGTTCTACCGGGACACGCGCATCGTCTCGTCGTGGCGCCTGCTCGTCGACGACGAGCCGGTCCAGGCGCTCGCGGTGGTCCCCGGGGAGCCGTTCGGTGCGCGCTTCCTCACCCGCGCGGCGGCGCGTCCGGGCCAGGACGACGGCACGCTCGTCGTCGAGCGGCGCCGGCTCGTCGCGGACGGGATGCGCGAGGACCTGCTCGTCACGAACCACGGCACGGAGCCGGCCGGTCTGACGGTCCAGCTGCTCGTCGACGCCGACTTCGCCGACCTGTTCGACGTCAAGGACGGCCGGCCGGGGCGGCGCGGGGCGGTGCGGCGCCGGCACGACGGGGACGCCGTGACGCTCGAGGCGGGGCACGGCTCGCGCCGCCGCGGCGTGCGGGTGCACGGCCACGGCGCCCAGGCGCACCCGGGCGCGCTGTGGTGGCGCGTCGTCGTCCCGCCGCACGGCACGTGGCGGACGACCGTCGAGGTCCTGCCCTCCACGGACGAGGGCGAGGTCGACGCCTCGTTCCCCATCGACCGTCCCGTCGAGCAGTCGACCCCCTCGCGCCGCATGCGGGACTGGCGGCGCGCGCGGCCGGAGGTGCGCTGCGCCGACCCGCGCCTGCGCGAGGCGGTGCGCCGGTCGCTGCTCGACCTCGGCGCGCTGCGGATCTCCGACCCCGTCCTGCCCGGGGCCGACGTCGTCGCGGCCGGTGCGCCGTGGTTCATGGCGCTGTTCGGGCGCGACTCCCTGCTCACGAGCGCGCTCGCGCTGCCGTTCGACCCCGACCTCGCCGTCGGCACCCTGCAGACGCTCGCCGCCCACCAGGGCCGGCGCCTCGACCCGCTGAGCGAGGAGGAGCCGGGGCGCATCCTGCACGAGGTGCGCCGCGGGGACGAGCAGCGCGCGCTCGGCGGCAGCGCGGTCTACTACGGCTCGGTGGACGCGACGCCGCTGTTCGTCGTCGTGCTCGACCTGGCGGCCCGCTGGGGCGTGCCGCTCGAGGACGTCCGCGCGCTGCTGCCGGCCGCCGACGCCGCGCTGGAGTGGGTCGAGCGGTACGGGGACCGCGACGGCGACGGCTTCGTGGAGTACCAGCGCTCGACCGACCGCGGCCTGCTGCACCAGGGCTGGAAGGACTCGCACGACGCGATCTCGTTCGCCGACGGCCGGCCGGCGACGGGTCCGGTCGCGCTGGTCGAGGTGCAGGCCTACGTGCACGGCGCCTACCGGGCGCGGGCGCACCTGGCGTCGGTGCTCGGCGACGAGTCGGGTGCCCGCGCCTGGGAGCGGAAGGCCGAGCGGCTGCGGGACGCGGTGGACGAGGCGTTCTGGCTGCCGGACCGCGGGTACTACGCGCTCGCGCTCGACGGTCGCAAGGAGCGGGTCGACGCGCTCGCCTCCAACCAGGGGCACTGCCTGTGGACCGGGCTGGCCACGGGCGACCGGGCGGCCCAGGTCGCGGAGCACCTGCTCGGCCCGGCCCTGTTCACCGGCTGGGGCGTGCGCACGCTGGCGACCACGGCGGGGCGGTACAACCCGGTGAGCTACCACAACGGGTCGGTGTGGCCGCACGACAACGCGCTCGTCCTCGCGGGTCTCGTGCGCGCCGGCCTGACGGACCACGCGCACCGGCTCGCCGAGGGCCTGCTCGACGCGGCCGCCGCGTTCGGGGGACGGCTGCCGGAGCTGTTCTGCGGGTTCGACCGCGGTGACGTCCCGGTCCCGGTGCCGTACCCGACGTCGTGCTCGCCGCAGGCCTGGGCCGCCGCGAGCCCGCTCGGCCTGCTGACCGCGCTGCTGCGCCTGGACCCGTGCGTGCCGCACGGACGGCGCACCGCGGACCCCGCGCTGCCCGCCGCGTGGGGGCCGGTCGAGGTGCGCGGCCTGCCGCTCGGCGACGACCGGTGGGACGTGCGCGACGGGGACGTCGCCGAGCAGGGGGCCTGCGGCGGGCTGCTGACCGCCTGA
- the pflB gene encoding formate C-acetyltransferase, protein MSLTVEPVSETAVPAAWHGFVTGPWTDTVDVRDFIQRNYTPYTGDASFLAGPTARTTGIWDKLSAMFPAEREKGVHDVDPTTPSTITSHAPGYIDEANELVVGLQTDAPLKRAIMPNGGWRMVQTSLQTYGYEAPQEIVDIFTKYRKTHNDGVFDVYPPNVRAARSSHIITGLPDAYGRGRIIGDYRRVALYGVDALIAAKKLEKASLDMERSVEDVIRDREELAEQIRALGELKQMAASYGYDVSAPATTAREAVQWLYFAYLAAVKEQNGAAMSLGRTSTFLDVYLQRDLDAGLITEEQAQELVDDFVIKLRIVRFLRTPEYDQLFSGDPTWVTESIGGIGEDGRPLVTRTSFRYLQTLYNLGPAPEPNMTVFWSERLPEGFKRFCAQVSIDTSAVQYESDELIRASWGDDAAIACCVSPMRVGKQMQFFGARVNLAKALLYAINGGRDEVTGKQVAPVAAPVEGEVLDYDDVLAKFDRTMDWLAETYVDALNCVHYMHDKYAYERIEMALHDRTVLRTLACGIAGLSVVADALSAIKHAKVRALRTADGLVTEYAVEGDFPTYGNDDDRADDIAVWVVRRFMEKIRALPTYRNALHTQSVLTITSNVVYGKATGSTPDGRKAGEPFAPGANPMNGRDTHGMLASALSVAKLPYSEAQDGISLTSSIVPSGLGRTKDEQVTNLVGLLDAYVLSSGYHMNVNVLNRETLLDAMEHPENYPQLTIRVSGYAVNFVRLTREQQLDVLSRTFHGGV, encoded by the coding sequence ATGTCCCTCACCGTGGAGCCCGTCAGCGAGACCGCCGTACCGGCGGCGTGGCACGGCTTCGTGACCGGGCCGTGGACCGACACGGTCGACGTCCGCGACTTCATCCAGCGCAACTACACGCCCTACACGGGCGACGCGAGCTTCCTCGCCGGCCCGACCGCCCGCACGACGGGGATCTGGGACAAGCTCAGCGCGATGTTCCCCGCCGAGCGCGAGAAGGGCGTCCACGACGTCGACCCGACGACGCCGTCGACGATCACGTCCCACGCGCCGGGCTACATCGACGAGGCGAACGAGCTCGTCGTCGGCCTGCAGACCGACGCGCCGCTCAAGCGCGCGATCATGCCGAACGGCGGCTGGCGCATGGTGCAGACGTCCCTGCAGACCTACGGCTACGAGGCGCCGCAGGAGATCGTCGACATCTTCACGAAGTACCGCAAGACCCACAACGACGGGGTCTTCGACGTCTACCCGCCGAACGTGCGCGCCGCCCGCAGCTCGCACATCATCACGGGCCTGCCCGACGCCTACGGTCGCGGCCGCATCATCGGCGACTACCGCCGGGTCGCGCTGTACGGGGTCGACGCGCTCATCGCGGCGAAGAAGCTCGAGAAGGCGTCGCTCGACATGGAGCGCTCGGTCGAGGACGTCATCCGGGACCGCGAGGAGCTCGCGGAGCAGATCCGCGCGCTCGGCGAGCTCAAGCAGATGGCCGCGTCCTACGGCTACGACGTCTCCGCGCCGGCGACGACCGCCCGCGAGGCCGTGCAGTGGCTGTACTTCGCGTACCTGGCGGCGGTGAAGGAGCAGAACGGCGCCGCGATGTCCCTGGGGCGCACGTCGACGTTCCTCGACGTGTACCTGCAGCGCGACCTCGACGCCGGCCTCATCACCGAGGAGCAGGCGCAGGAGCTCGTCGACGACTTCGTCATCAAGCTGCGGATCGTGCGCTTCCTGCGCACGCCGGAGTACGACCAGCTGTTCTCGGGCGACCCGACGTGGGTCACCGAGTCGATCGGTGGCATCGGCGAGGACGGGCGCCCGCTCGTCACCAGGACGTCCTTCCGCTACCTGCAGACCCTGTACAACCTGGGCCCGGCGCCCGAGCCGAACATGACGGTGTTCTGGAGCGAGCGGCTGCCCGAGGGCTTCAAGCGGTTCTGCGCGCAGGTGTCCATCGACACCTCGGCGGTGCAGTACGAGTCCGACGAGCTCATCCGCGCCTCGTGGGGCGACGACGCCGCGATCGCGTGCTGCGTCTCCCCGATGCGCGTGGGCAAGCAGATGCAGTTCTTCGGCGCCCGCGTGAACCTGGCGAAGGCGCTGCTGTACGCGATCAACGGCGGCCGTGACGAGGTCACCGGCAAGCAGGTCGCGCCGGTCGCCGCCCCGGTCGAGGGGGAGGTGCTCGACTACGACGACGTGCTGGCGAAGTTCGACCGCACCATGGACTGGCTCGCCGAGACGTACGTCGACGCGCTCAACTGCGTGCACTACATGCACGACAAGTACGCGTACGAGCGCATCGAGATGGCGCTGCACGACCGGACGGTCCTGCGGACCCTCGCGTGCGGCATCGCCGGTCTCTCGGTCGTCGCCGACGCGCTGTCGGCGATCAAGCACGCGAAGGTCCGCGCGCTGCGCACGGCCGACGGGCTGGTGACGGAGTACGCCGTCGAGGGCGACTTCCCGACCTACGGCAACGACGACGACCGCGCCGACGACATCGCGGTGTGGGTCGTCCGGCGCTTCATGGAGAAGATCCGCGCGCTGCCGACGTACCGGAACGCGCTGCACACGCAGTCGGTGCTGACGATCACGTCGAACGTCGTGTACGGCAAGGCGACCGGCTCCACGCCGGACGGGCGCAAGGCCGGCGAGCCGTTCGCGCCGGGCGCGAACCCGATGAACGGGCGCGACACCCACGGCATGCTCGCCTCGGCGCTGTCGGTCGCGAAGCTGCCGTACTCGGAGGCGCAGGACGGGATCTCCCTGACGTCGTCGATCGTGCCGTCCGGGCTGGGCCGGACGAAGGACGAGCAGGTGACGAACCTCGTGGGCCTGCTCGACGCGTACGTGCTCTCCTCCGGCTACCACATGAACGTCAACGTGCTGAACCGCGAGACGCTCCTGGACGCCATGGAGCACCCGGAGAACTACCCGCAGCTGACGATCCGCGTGTCCGGCTACGCCGTGAACTTCGTCCGCCTCACGCGCGAGCAGCAGCTCGACGTGCTGTCGCGGACCTTCCACGGCGGGGTCTGA
- the pflA gene encoding pyruvate formate-lyase-activating protein — translation MTTTTTEQTGAPVVALGTPLVAGSHTRAHGNGTAGLETTEAERAERLAAVREGRLGSVHSWELVTAVDGPGTRLTVFLSGCPLRCLYCHNPDTMEMRRGTDVAADEVLAKVARYRGVFRATRGGLTISGGEPLMQPAFVRRLVRGAAAMGVPVAIDTSGFLGAHATDAMLDDVDLVLLDVKSGLPETYRRATGRELQPTLDFGRRLGVRGTRMWIRFVLVPGLTDAPENVAAVADHVVSFGPAVERVEVLPFHQMGRDKWVELGMRYELGDVEPPTRAATEAVRDVFRARGLTTF, via the coding sequence GTGACCACGACCACCACCGAGCAGACCGGCGCCCCGGTCGTCGCGCTCGGCACGCCGCTGGTCGCCGGGTCGCACACCCGCGCGCACGGGAACGGCACGGCGGGCCTCGAGACGACCGAGGCGGAGCGGGCCGAGCGGCTGGCCGCGGTCCGCGAGGGCCGGCTGGGCTCGGTGCACTCGTGGGAGCTCGTCACGGCGGTGGACGGTCCGGGCACGCGCCTGACCGTGTTCCTGTCCGGCTGCCCGCTGCGGTGCCTCTACTGCCACAACCCCGACACGATGGAGATGCGCCGTGGCACCGACGTCGCGGCGGACGAGGTCCTGGCCAAGGTCGCCCGCTACCGCGGTGTGTTCCGCGCGACCCGCGGCGGCCTGACGATCAGCGGCGGCGAGCCGCTCATGCAGCCCGCGTTCGTGCGCCGCCTCGTCCGCGGTGCCGCGGCGATGGGCGTGCCGGTGGCGATCGACACCTCCGGCTTCCTGGGCGCGCACGCCACCGACGCGATGCTCGACGACGTCGACCTCGTCCTGCTGGACGTGAAGTCGGGCCTGCCCGAGACCTACCGCCGCGCGACCGGCCGCGAGCTGCAGCCGACCCTGGACTTCGGCCGCCGTCTCGGCGTGCGCGGCACGCGGATGTGGATCCGGTTCGTGCTCGTCCCGGGGCTCACCGACGCCCCGGAGAACGTCGCCGCCGTGGCCGACCACGTCGTGTCGTTCGGACCCGCCGTGGAGCGCGTCGAGGTGCTGCCGTTCCACCAGATGGGCCGAGACAAGTGGGTCGAGCTGGGCATGCGGTACGAGCTCGGCGACGTCGAGCCGCCGACGCGCGCGGCGACGGAGGCGGTGCGCGACGTCTTCCGCGCGCGAGGGCTGACGACGTTCTGA